One Corynebacterium uterequi DNA segment encodes these proteins:
- the trpB gene encoding tryptophan synthase subunit beta: MNPTPSQPTGDGIGGRTLLPAYFGEFGGQYVPESLLPALDELERAFVDAWNDDDFMAEYRRLLRDYLGRPTPVTEVRNAVPGTHARIFLKREDLVHGGAHKTNQVIGQALLAKKMGKTRIIAETGAGQHGTATALVCALLGLECVIYMGAKDVARQQPNVYRMQLHGAKVVSVDAGSGTLKDAVNEALRDWTATFHESHYLLGTAAGPHPFPTIVREFHRVIAEESKAQMLEHTGRLPDVVVASVGGGSNAIGIFSDFIDDESVELVGTEPGGEGVATGRHGAAIAEGKVGILHGTKSYLMRNDDGQVTESHSISAGLDYPAVGPQHAYLAQTGRAHYVPVTDREALAAFQILSRSEGIIPALESSHAFAYALARAKEAEAAGEDLTILVCLSGRGDKDVDHVRRTLDENPDWVLGAEPTPTTEEA; encoded by the coding sequence ATGAACCCCACCCCCTCTCAGCCCACGGGCGATGGCATCGGCGGCCGCACCCTGCTGCCCGCCTACTTCGGGGAATTCGGCGGCCAGTACGTCCCCGAATCCCTCCTGCCGGCCCTCGACGAACTTGAGCGCGCCTTCGTCGACGCCTGGAATGACGACGACTTCATGGCCGAGTACCGCCGCCTCCTGCGCGACTACCTCGGCCGCCCCACCCCCGTCACCGAGGTCCGCAACGCGGTGCCCGGAACCCACGCCCGCATCTTCCTCAAGCGCGAGGACCTCGTCCACGGCGGCGCCCACAAGACCAACCAGGTCATCGGCCAGGCGCTGCTGGCGAAGAAGATGGGCAAGACCCGCATCATCGCCGAGACCGGCGCCGGCCAGCACGGCACCGCCACCGCGCTCGTCTGCGCGCTGCTCGGCCTGGAGTGCGTCATCTACATGGGCGCCAAGGACGTCGCGCGGCAGCAGCCCAACGTCTACCGGATGCAGCTGCACGGCGCCAAGGTCGTGTCCGTCGACGCCGGGTCCGGCACCCTCAAGGACGCCGTCAACGAGGCCCTGCGCGACTGGACCGCCACCTTCCACGAGTCCCACTACCTGCTCGGCACGGCCGCCGGCCCGCACCCCTTCCCGACGATCGTCCGCGAATTCCACCGCGTCATCGCCGAGGAATCCAAGGCGCAGATGCTGGAGCACACCGGCCGGCTGCCCGACGTCGTCGTCGCCTCCGTCGGCGGCGGCTCCAACGCCATCGGCATCTTCTCCGACTTCATCGACGATGAGTCCGTGGAACTCGTCGGCACCGAACCCGGTGGGGAAGGGGTGGCCACCGGCCGCCACGGCGCCGCCATCGCCGAGGGCAAGGTGGGCATCCTCCACGGCACGAAGAGCTACCTCATGCGCAACGACGACGGCCAGGTCACCGAGTCCCACTCGATCTCCGCCGGGCTCGACTACCCGGCCGTCGGCCCGCAGCACGCCTACCTGGCCCAGACCGGACGCGCCCACTACGTCCCCGTCACCGACCGCGAGGCCCTCGCCGCGTTCCAGATCCTGTCCCGTTCCGAGGGCATCATTCCAGCCCTGGAGTCCTCTCACGCCTTCGCCTACGCGCTTGCCCGGGCGAAGGAAGCGGAAGCCGCCGGCGAGGACCTCACCATCCTCGTGTGCCTATCCGGACGCGGCGACAAGGACGTCGATCACGTTCGTCGCACCCTCGACGAGAATCCCGATTGGGTCCTCGGCGCCGAGCCGACCCCCACGACTGAGGAGGCCTAG
- a CDS encoding AzlC family ABC transporter permease yields MAGATSTTLREAARGVRDVWAVGLGLIPLGVAFGLLVVQMGFAWWWAPIFSIIIYAGSMEYLALGLVTGGASWVTAAVTGLLVNFRHVFYGLTYPRHRIRRRWARAYATYAITDEVYAVTARFGADGLDDDGLPVSSMRLLTITAVAQALWVSSGILGALGGSLADIPWAGLEFALTALFVVLALDAFLSSRDLSLPVIALGCGLFAAVVAPGHLLIVALSAYFGIHVLRFLSPRFDAWLTTPLGGGR; encoded by the coding sequence GTGGCGGGCGCGACGTCGACCACGCTGCGCGAGGCCGCCCGCGGAGTGCGGGACGTGTGGGCGGTGGGACTGGGACTGATCCCCTTGGGCGTGGCCTTCGGCCTACTCGTCGTGCAGATGGGGTTCGCGTGGTGGTGGGCGCCGATCTTCTCCATCATCATCTACGCCGGATCCATGGAGTACCTGGCGCTGGGGCTGGTCACCGGTGGCGCGTCGTGGGTGACGGCGGCAGTCACCGGGCTGCTCGTCAACTTCCGCCACGTGTTCTACGGCCTGACGTACCCGCGGCACCGGATCCGGCGACGCTGGGCGCGCGCCTACGCCACGTACGCCATCACGGACGAGGTGTACGCGGTCACCGCCCGCTTCGGCGCTGACGGCCTCGACGACGACGGCCTCCCCGTCAGCTCCATGCGCCTGCTCACCATCACCGCCGTGGCGCAGGCGCTATGGGTGAGCTCCGGGATCCTCGGGGCGCTGGGAGGCTCGCTCGCGGACATCCCGTGGGCGGGGTTAGAATTCGCGCTCACGGCGCTGTTCGTGGTCCTGGCACTGGACGCCTTCCTCAGTTCGAGGGACCTGTCGCTTCCCGTGATCGCCCTCGGATGCGGGCTCTTCGCCGCCGTCGTGGCGCCCGGGCATCTGCTCATCGTTGCGTTAAGTGCCTACTTTGGGATTCACGTTCTCCGCTTCCTCAGCCCGCGGTTCGACGCCTGGCTGACCACGCCGCTGGGAGGTGGCCGCTAG
- a CDS encoding YqgE/AlgH family protein: MHNYFADRLFKALERGEPEPGQLLVAAPDIPDDRFARAVVLIIEHNEAMTVGVNLTQRSELAIYNIMPEWLPAVAKPQALYIGGPVNQQAVVGVGRTKLGVDMAKEPVLNRLANRLAHIDMRADSAHISEIMDGIRLFAGYCEWAPGQLDAEIDNGDWFVVPALPGDVIMPARADLWGDVLRRQPMPLPLFSTYPVDPSLN, encoded by the coding sequence GTGCACAACTACTTCGCCGATCGGTTGTTCAAGGCGCTAGAACGTGGTGAACCCGAACCCGGCCAGCTCCTCGTGGCCGCGCCGGACATTCCCGATGACCGTTTTGCCCGTGCCGTGGTGCTCATCATCGAGCACAACGAGGCAATGACGGTGGGCGTGAACCTCACTCAGCGCAGCGAGCTCGCGATCTATAACATCATGCCGGAGTGGCTGCCCGCCGTCGCCAAGCCGCAGGCGTTATACATCGGCGGCCCCGTCAACCAGCAGGCCGTCGTGGGCGTTGGTCGCACCAAGCTGGGGGTGGACATGGCTAAAGAGCCAGTACTCAACCGGCTCGCTAACCGCCTCGCGCACATCGACATGCGGGCCGACTCCGCCCACATCTCCGAGATCATGGACGGGATCCGGCTCTTCGCCGGCTACTGCGAATGGGCACCCGGGCAGCTCGACGCAGAGATCGACAACGGCGATTGGTTCGTCGTCCCGGCCCTGCCCGGCGACGTCATCATGCCGGCACGGGCCGACCTGTGGGGAGATGTGCTGCGCCGCCAACCCATGCCGCTGCCGCTGTTTTCCACCTATCCCGTCGACCCTTCGCTCAATTAG
- a CDS encoding NADH:flavin oxidoreductase/NADH oxidase translates to MSKLHEAYTLRGMTAPNRIWLAPMCQYHCRAADGVAEAWHRVHYGARAIGRFGLITVESTGVVPEGRISPACLGLWNDTQRDALAEIVDFAHSQGSRISIQLNHAGRKASSVPALPGEPRYDSSTVPVDAGGWATVAPSPIAAEGYDEPRELNRDEIRALPDHFAAAARRAVEAGFDAVEIHAAHGYLLHQFLSPLSNTRTDSWGGSFDNRTRLIRLVVTAVRAAVGEDIPVLVRLSATDWVDDRPSWDLDQTIALARLVRDAGADLISVSSGGLVPAEVPAGPNYQVGFADAVRRQAGVPTSAAGFITSPQQAEAILVEGRADAILIGREALRDPHWPLRAAHELGLGRRKIDYPGSYVRGAWFDPH, encoded by the coding sequence ATGAGCAAGCTGCACGAGGCCTACACCCTACGCGGCATGACCGCGCCTAATCGGATCTGGCTGGCGCCGATGTGCCAGTACCACTGCCGGGCCGCCGACGGCGTCGCCGAGGCGTGGCACCGGGTCCACTACGGTGCCCGGGCCATCGGGCGCTTCGGGCTCATCACCGTCGAGTCGACCGGCGTCGTCCCCGAGGGCCGGATCTCCCCCGCGTGCCTCGGCCTGTGGAATGACACACAGCGGGACGCGCTCGCCGAAATCGTCGACTTCGCGCACTCCCAGGGCAGCCGGATAAGCATCCAGCTCAACCACGCCGGGCGCAAGGCCTCCTCAGTCCCGGCCCTTCCGGGCGAGCCGCGCTACGACAGCTCCACCGTCCCCGTCGACGCCGGTGGGTGGGCCACCGTCGCACCCTCCCCCATCGCCGCGGAAGGATACGACGAACCCCGGGAGCTCAACCGCGACGAGATCCGGGCCCTACCCGACCACTTCGCGGCGGCCGCCCGGCGCGCCGTCGAGGCCGGGTTCGACGCGGTGGAAATCCACGCCGCCCACGGGTACCTGCTGCACCAATTCCTCTCCCCGCTGTCGAACACCCGCACCGACTCCTGGGGTGGGTCCTTCGACAATCGCACGCGACTCATCCGGCTCGTGGTCACGGCTGTCCGCGCCGCCGTCGGTGAAGACATTCCCGTCCTCGTGCGCCTGTCGGCCACGGACTGGGTGGATGACCGTCCGTCGTGGGATCTCGACCAGACGATCGCGCTCGCCCGGCTCGTGCGAGACGCCGGCGCCGACCTCATCTCCGTCTCCAGTGGCGGTCTAGTGCCGGCCGAGGTACCCGCGGGGCCGAACTACCAGGTGGGCTTCGCCGACGCCGTTCGTCGGCAGGCCGGAGTACCCACCTCCGCGGCCGGGTTTATCACCTCCCCGCAGCAGGCGGAGGCCATCCTCGTCGAGGGTCGGGCCGACGCCATCCTCATCGGCCGGGAGGCGCTGAGGGATCCACACTGGCCGCTGCGAGCCGCGCACGAGCTGGGACTAGGAAGGCGAAAGATCGACTACCCCGGTTCCTACGTGCGAGGGGCGTGGTTCGACCCCCACTAG
- a CDS encoding Rieske (2Fe-2S) protein has protein sequence MTIEMPTCSRRLFLLGSATTVAGAFLAACGEAPTAEVAAAEVPVGSAIFVDDFIIAQPTAGTFVAYSRTCPHQNAQIDGINGDTVSCSNHDSVFALADGAVLEGLARDPLTPAETTVTGDVVTATL, from the coding sequence ATGACCATTGAGATGCCCACCTGTTCCCGCCGCCTCTTCCTGCTCGGCTCCGCCACCACGGTGGCGGGGGCCTTTCTCGCCGCCTGTGGTGAGGCACCCACGGCGGAGGTCGCGGCGGCCGAGGTTCCCGTCGGCTCCGCCATCTTCGTCGACGACTTCATCATCGCCCAGCCCACCGCCGGCACCTTCGTCGCCTACTCGCGCACGTGCCCGCATCAGAACGCGCAGATCGACGGCATCAACGGCGATACCGTGTCGTGTTCCAATCACGACTCGGTCTTTGCCCTCGCCGACGGCGCCGTCCTGGAGGGCCTCGCCCGGGATCCGTTGACCCCCGCGGAGACCACCGTGACAGGCGACGTCGTCACCGCCACGCTATAG
- the trpA gene encoding tryptophan synthase subunit alpha: MSDRYRRLFARLDAAGEGAFVPFVMLADPSVEESFEIISTIVDAGADALELGVPFSDPIADGPTIQRSHIRALDGGATVSACLELISRIRQAYPDLPIGMLIYSNVAYVRGVEKFYREFAEAGADSILLPDVPVREGQVYAEAAEAAGIDPIFIAPAQAGEDTLRGVATRSRGYIYAISRDGVTGTERSSQTTGLSEVVANVTRFDGAPVLLGFGISAPEHVRDAIDAGAAGAITGSAITAIISAHTEGEHPNPGRVTDMAALKAQLRAFVADMKAATIR; this comes from the coding sequence ATGTCCGACCGTTACCGCCGCCTCTTCGCCCGGCTCGACGCCGCCGGCGAGGGCGCCTTCGTCCCCTTCGTCATGCTCGCCGACCCGAGCGTGGAGGAGTCCTTCGAGATCATCTCCACCATCGTCGACGCCGGGGCCGACGCCCTGGAGCTCGGCGTGCCTTTTAGCGACCCCATCGCCGACGGCCCCACCATCCAGCGTTCCCACATCCGGGCCCTTGACGGCGGCGCGACGGTGAGCGCCTGCCTGGAACTCATCTCCCGGATCCGTCAGGCCTACCCGGATCTGCCCATCGGGATGCTCATCTACTCCAACGTGGCCTACGTCCGCGGGGTGGAGAAGTTCTACCGGGAGTTCGCCGAGGCCGGCGCGGACTCCATCCTCCTGCCCGACGTCCCGGTCCGCGAGGGCCAGGTCTACGCCGAGGCCGCCGAGGCCGCCGGCATCGATCCCATCTTCATCGCCCCGGCACAGGCCGGCGAGGACACGCTGCGCGGCGTGGCGACGCGCTCTCGTGGCTACATCTACGCCATCTCCCGCGACGGGGTGACCGGCACCGAACGCTCCTCGCAGACCACGGGCCTGTCCGAGGTGGTAGCCAACGTCACCCGCTTCGACGGCGCTCCGGTGCTGCTCGGCTTCGGCATCTCCGCCCCGGAGCACGTGCGTGACGCGATCGACGCCGGCGCGGCCGGCGCCATCACCGGCTCGGCGATCACCGCCATCATCTCCGCGCACACGGAAGGCGAGCACCCGAACCCCGGACGGGTCACGGACATGGCGGCGCTCAAGGCTCAGCTGCGCGCCTTCGTAGCAGACATGAAGGCCGCGACCATCCGCTAG
- a CDS encoding bile acid:sodium symporter family protein, with protein sequence MLARRRKIDPLIVLIIAAVIVAVIAPARGWFADAFAVATNLAIAALFFLYGARLSTKEAISGLTHWRLHLTILAFTFAAYPLIVLGLRPLITAILSDELYRGVLFLALVPSTVQSSVAFTSIAKGNVAGAIVAASASSLVGVVATPLLVLALMSTGGGVAIDASVFGDIALLLLLPFVLGQLLRRWVKDFAANKATKVVDRGSITMVVYSAFSAGVVDGVWSRVSIGEILTLTVVSTVLVIFMLWLTRWTAQRLGFNREDTVAIEFCGSKKSLATGLPMATVIFGGASLGLLILPLMVYHQIQLMICAWLAARYGQSAAA encoded by the coding sequence ATGCTCGCACGACGCAGGAAGATTGACCCACTCATAGTGCTCATTATTGCGGCCGTCATCGTGGCGGTTATCGCGCCGGCACGAGGCTGGTTCGCCGACGCCTTCGCCGTCGCCACGAACCTCGCCATCGCGGCGCTGTTCTTTCTCTACGGCGCCCGACTCTCCACCAAGGAGGCCATCAGCGGCCTCACGCACTGGCGGCTCCACCTCACGATCCTCGCCTTTACCTTTGCCGCCTACCCGCTCATCGTCCTCGGGCTTCGACCACTAATCACCGCGATACTTAGCGACGAGCTCTATCGGGGAGTTCTCTTCCTCGCCCTCGTCCCTTCGACGGTGCAGTCCTCGGTCGCCTTTACCTCCATCGCGAAGGGGAACGTCGCCGGCGCCATCGTCGCCGCGTCGGCGTCCTCCCTCGTCGGCGTAGTGGCCACACCCTTGCTCGTCCTTGCCCTGATGTCCACCGGCGGCGGGGTGGCCATCGACGCCTCCGTCTTCGGCGACATCGCCCTGCTCCTTCTCCTTCCGTTCGTCCTCGGGCAACTGCTACGCCGGTGGGTAAAGGACTTCGCCGCCAACAAGGCGACGAAGGTCGTCGACCGCGGATCCATCACCATGGTGGTGTATTCGGCGTTCTCGGCGGGCGTCGTCGACGGCGTGTGGTCCCGGGTGAGCATCGGGGAGATCCTCACGCTCACCGTCGTGTCGACGGTGCTCGTCATCTTCATGCTGTGGCTGACTCGGTGGACTGCACAGCGCCTGGGCTTCAACCGAGAGGACACCGTGGCCATCGAGTTCTGCGGCTCCAAGAAATCTCTCGCCACCGGGTTACCCATGGCGACGGTGATCTTCGGCGGCGCCTCCCTCGGCCTCCTCATTCTCCCGCTCATGGTGTACCACCAGATTCAGCTCATGATCTGCGCGTGGCTGGCGGCCCGCTACGGCCAGTCGGCCGCGGCCTAG
- a CDS encoding branched-chain amino acid transporter permease has protein sequence MGLPEGVTLGMVAAVLLPICVVTVVLRAVPFELRGRLGASGFFAQLGRWMPVGVMTVLVVYTLAGAVDSPGGLVPGLLAAAVTVGVHLWARRAAVSILVGTLTYMVLVNAVFA, from the coding sequence ATGGGCCTGCCAGAGGGAGTAACCCTGGGGATGGTCGCCGCCGTACTGCTGCCTATCTGCGTGGTGACCGTCGTGCTGCGCGCCGTGCCTTTTGAGCTACGCGGCCGGCTTGGCGCCTCCGGGTTCTTCGCGCAACTAGGGCGCTGGATGCCGGTGGGCGTGATGACGGTGCTCGTGGTCTACACCCTGGCCGGGGCGGTGGACTCCCCTGGCGGCCTCGTGCCGGGCCTGCTTGCGGCGGCCGTCACCGTGGGGGTGCACCTGTGGGCGCGTCGGGCGGCCGTGTCCATTCTGGTCGGGACGCTGACGTACATGGTCCTCGTCAACGCCGTTTTCGCCTAA
- a CDS encoding CCA tRNA nucleotidyltransferase, with product MCRVYTHNEQAVSQLLRAERTLKSLESILIDLVRAFDDAGEELYLVGGSVRDALLGRLGHDLDFTTSARPDVVLRILNDWAEVVWDTGIAFGTVSGQRHGQQVEITTFRADQYDGDSRNPDVTYGDTLAGDVERRDFTVNAMAVRLGVADGSMTTQFCDLVGGFEDLMAGVLDTPAAPEKSFHDDPLRMLRAARFVSQLGFELAPRVRDAMVAMAEEITRITAERVQAELDKLIGGRFAVKGVEVLVDTGLDTYILPEVGAMRMAEDEHQQHKDVYRHSLTVLQQAIDQEDEDNSPDLILRWAALLHDCGKPDTKAIKPDGGVSFHHHEVVGAKKVRRRLRALKYPKNVIRDVSQLVYLHMRFYGFGEGQWTDSAVRRYVTDAGDLLPRLGKLVRADCTTRNQRKARRLQRACDHLDERIAEIAAKEDLQRVRPDLDGNEIMEILGLSPGPEVGRAWAYLKELRLQRGPLERDEAIEELTRWWNGEAHSSPLR from the coding sequence ATATGCCGGGTGTATACCCACAACGAGCAGGCGGTCTCCCAACTACTGCGCGCCGAGCGCACCCTTAAGTCACTGGAGTCGATACTCATCGACCTAGTGCGGGCGTTCGACGACGCCGGGGAGGAGCTGTACCTCGTGGGTGGCTCCGTGCGCGACGCCCTGCTGGGCAGGCTGGGTCACGACCTCGACTTCACCACCTCCGCCCGCCCCGACGTGGTGCTGCGCATCCTCAACGACTGGGCCGAGGTGGTGTGGGACACCGGCATCGCCTTCGGCACCGTCTCCGGACAGCGCCACGGCCAGCAGGTCGAGATCACCACCTTCCGGGCCGATCAGTACGACGGCGATAGCCGCAACCCCGACGTCACCTACGGCGACACGCTCGCCGGGGACGTGGAGCGCCGCGACTTCACCGTCAACGCCATGGCGGTGCGCCTCGGCGTCGCCGACGGCTCCATGACGACGCAGTTCTGCGACCTCGTCGGCGGCTTCGAGGACCTCATGGCGGGCGTGCTCGATACCCCCGCCGCCCCGGAGAAGTCCTTCCACGACGACCCGCTGCGGATGCTGCGCGCGGCGCGCTTCGTCTCCCAGCTCGGCTTCGAGCTCGCCCCCCGTGTCCGCGACGCCATGGTGGCCATGGCCGAGGAGATCACGCGCATCACCGCAGAGCGGGTGCAGGCGGAGCTCGACAAGCTCATCGGCGGCCGCTTCGCGGTCAAGGGGGTGGAGGTCCTTGTCGACACCGGCCTCGATACCTATATCCTCCCCGAGGTCGGGGCGATGCGGATGGCCGAAGACGAACACCAGCAGCACAAGGACGTCTACCGCCACTCCCTCACCGTGCTGCAGCAGGCCATCGACCAGGAAGACGAGGACAACTCCCCGGACCTCATCCTGCGCTGGGCGGCCCTGCTCCACGACTGCGGCAAGCCGGACACCAAGGCGATCAAGCCCGACGGGGGCGTGAGCTTCCACCACCACGAGGTGGTGGGCGCGAAGAAGGTGCGCCGGCGCCTGCGGGCGCTGAAGTACCCGAAGAACGTCATCCGCGATGTCTCCCAGCTGGTCTACCTGCACATGCGCTTCTACGGCTTCGGCGAAGGCCAATGGACGGATTCCGCGGTGCGACGCTACGTCACCGACGCGGGAGACCTGCTGCCGCGGCTGGGCAAACTGGTGCGGGCCGACTGCACCACCCGCAACCAGCGCAAGGCCCGACGCCTGCAGCGCGCCTGCGATCACCTCGACGAGCGCATCGCCGAGATCGCCGCGAAGGAGGACCTCCAGCGGGTCCGCCCGGACCTGGATGGCAACGAGATCATGGAGATCCTCGGGCTCTCCCCCGGCCCAGAGGTCGGGCGGGCGTGGGCCTACCTCAAGGAGCTGCGCCTGCAACGCGGCCCGCTGGAACGTGACGAAGCCATCGAGGAACTGACGCGGTGGTGGAATGGCGAAGCTCACTCATCGCCCCTAAGGTGA
- a CDS encoding NUDIX hydrolase yields MTDKEGQAPREGTGSPRRRRRRRSRRRARPESSGAASTNSASRHSAPGSSTPTAQAGASDQAGTGGGTERSDGRSTHQGASRSGRRRSRSGARRRGSRRAPSAAKPTTTSRRSAPSAPRMPTSIETSAGGLVVSGLPEAVRPDGSVDMSRIYVALIGRLDRRGRLLWSMPKGHVEPGEDRRCTAEREVWEETGVHGEVIDDLGVIDYWFVSDGVRIHKTVHHHLLRYVDGIFNDEDPEVTEVAWIPVSSLIEHLAYADERKLARKAHDRLPDLARKEKAEGRATPR; encoded by the coding sequence ATGACTGACAAGGAAGGCCAGGCCCCCCGCGAGGGCACAGGTTCGCCACGCCGGCGTCGACGTCGGCGCTCGCGTCGGCGTGCCCGGCCGGAGTCCTCCGGGGCGGCCTCAACGAACAGCGCCTCGAGGCACAGCGCCCCGGGCAGCTCGACGCCGACGGCCCAGGCCGGCGCCAGCGATCAGGCGGGCACGGGCGGCGGCACCGAACGCTCCGACGGTCGCAGTACCCACCAGGGGGCTTCCCGCTCGGGCAGGCGACGGTCCCGCTCGGGGGCTCGTCGGCGCGGCAGCCGGCGGGCGCCGAGCGCGGCTAAGCCCACCACGACCTCCCGGCGGTCGGCGCCTTCGGCGCCGCGGATGCCGACGAGTATCGAGACGTCGGCGGGTGGCCTCGTCGTCTCCGGGTTGCCCGAGGCTGTTCGGCCCGACGGCTCCGTGGACATGAGCCGCATCTACGTCGCCCTCATCGGGCGGCTCGACCGGCGTGGCCGGCTGCTGTGGTCCATGCCGAAGGGCCACGTGGAGCCCGGCGAGGACCGGCGCTGCACCGCCGAGCGCGAGGTGTGGGAGGAGACCGGCGTTCACGGCGAGGTCATCGATGACCTGGGGGTGATTGATTATTGGTTCGTTTCCGACGGGGTGCGCATCCACAAGACGGTCCATCACCACCTGCTGCGGTATGTCGACGGGATATTCAACGACGAGGACCCCGAGGTCACCGAGGTCGCGTGGATTCCCGTGAGTTCGCTCATCGAGCACCTGGCCTACGCCGACGAGCGGAAGCTGGCGCGGAAGGCGCACGATCGGCTGCCGGATTTGGCCCGGAAGGAAAAGGCCGAGGGGAGGGCCACCCCGCGATGA